One window from the genome of Bacillus tianshenii encodes:
- a CDS encoding RidA family protein, protein MKTIQRDIDASLHALGLTLPNPPKASGNYRLINHVGNTLYLSGVTCKWDGQLHYQGHVGSNVTIEEAYKAAQITTLNHLAIIKAYLGGFERIHKIIKVTGYVSCDEHFSQIPTVINGSSDLLLQLFGDDGQHARCAVGVQSLPGNAAVETEMVVLLKT, encoded by the coding sequence ATGAAAACAATACAAAGAGACATTGATGCCTCACTGCACGCGTTAGGTTTAACGTTGCCCAATCCGCCTAAGGCTTCAGGAAATTATCGACTGATCAATCATGTCGGGAACACTCTCTACTTAAGTGGCGTTACATGTAAATGGGATGGACAACTTCATTACCAAGGCCATGTAGGGTCAAACGTTACAATTGAAGAAGCATATAAAGCTGCTCAGATTACAACACTTAACCATTTGGCGATTATCAAAGCGTACTTAGGTGGATTTGAACGTATTCATAAGATTATTAAAGTAACTGGTTATGTCAGCTGTGACGAACATTTTTCGCAAATCCCTACGGTTATTAATGGTTCTTCTGATTTATTACTGCAACTGTTTGGCGATGATGGACAGCATGCCAGATGTGCAGTCGGAGTGCAATCACTCCCTGGAAATGCGGCAGTTGAAACAGAAATGGTAGTTTTGCTGAAAACATAG
- a CDS encoding chromate transporter — MIYWDIFLAFFISNLLGYGGGPSTIPLVQNEVVNHYGWMTLGEFSDLLAIANVLPGPIATKMAGFIGFQLGGVLGAVIALLATILPSAIAVIILYKFITVFKNAPQVSLMTKSVQPVIAILLGVLAYQFFITAYEDSGIVHLAILTVLGFLAMNKVKIHPAFVILGALFYGGVFLS, encoded by the coding sequence ATGATTTATTGGGATATCTTTTTAGCATTTTTCATTTCAAATTTATTAGGTTATGGCGGGGGACCATCGACAATTCCGCTTGTGCAAAATGAAGTTGTGAATCATTATGGCTGGATGACGTTAGGGGAATTCAGTGACCTGCTGGCGATCGCAAATGTCTTGCCAGGTCCAATTGCAACAAAAATGGCTGGCTTTATCGGGTTTCAATTGGGAGGCGTTTTAGGCGCGGTTATTGCACTATTAGCAACGATTCTTCCATCTGCAATTGCTGTTATTATTCTCTATAAATTTATAACCGTGTTCAAAAACGCCCCTCAAGTTTCATTAATGACAAAATCAGTACAGCCAGTGATTGCAATTCTTTTAGGTGTGTTAGCATACCAATTTTTTATTACTGCGTATGAAGACAGCGGCATTGTGCATTTAGCTATTTTAACCGTGTTAGGCTTTTTGGCGATGAACAAAGTGAAGATTCATCCCGCATTTGTCATTCTTGGCGCATTGTTCTATGGAGGAGTTTTTTTATCATAG
- a CDS encoding creatininase family protein yields the protein MEIYDLTDMTWEEVKDSLQTVKMAIVPVGAHEQHGPHMVESCDAVLAEEMSKRLGKRMFPHVLITPTINMGVSQHHINFPGTITLQPSTLLALIRDIITSLKHHGIEKFLFLNAHGGNQSTLNIASTTLSAELNVEIYYAKTTASAKQAIGTHIESTLFGHSCEREISEALYLAPQLIRKEKLTKGEINDNGRWKRLRPGNPIQGAYKYEEMTANGCIGNGTKGSELIGREIVEEAVENIASSLEHILELEVGSVHS from the coding sequence GTGGAAATCTATGACTTAACAGATATGACTTGGGAGGAGGTGAAGGATTCATTACAGACGGTGAAGATGGCAATTGTTCCGGTCGGAGCGCATGAGCAGCATGGACCACATATGGTTGAAAGCTGTGATGCTGTTCTGGCGGAGGAAATGTCGAAACGATTAGGTAAGAGAATGTTTCCACATGTACTGATTACCCCGACGATTAATATGGGGGTTTCGCAACATCATATTAATTTTCCTGGAACGATTACATTGCAGCCGTCTACGCTGCTCGCACTTATTAGAGATATCATTACATCTCTTAAACATCATGGTATTGAAAAGTTTTTATTTCTTAATGCTCATGGTGGCAACCAATCTACACTTAATATCGCAAGCACGACATTGTCTGCGGAATTAAATGTTGAAATCTACTATGCAAAAACTACAGCATCAGCTAAACAAGCGATTGGCACACACATTGAATCCACGCTTTTTGGCCATAGCTGTGAACGAGAAATCTCTGAGGCGCTCTATCTTGCACCACAATTAATTCGAAAAGAGAAGTTAACAAAAGGAGAAATTAATGATAATGGAAGATGGAAGCGCTTACGTCCTGGTAATCCGATACAAGGTGCATATAAATATGAAGAGATGACAGCAAACGGCTGTATTGGAAACGGGACGAAAGGAAGCGAGTTGATTGGTAGAGAAATAGTGGAAGAAGCTGTTGAAAACATTGCAAGCAGCTTAGAACACATATTAGAACTTGAAGTTGGTTCTGTTCATTCGTAA
- the lepB gene encoding signal peptidase I — MKKEQLLKETWDWGKTFLIVFGIALFVKIFLFAPYLVEGSSMEGTLKNHDRVLVNSAVYLFDEPKRGDVVILRATEDENYVKRVIAIAGDKVEVRDDTLYINDQPVKEDYLEEKKKQAKQQGLNLTNDIPPQVIPKGHVFVLGDNRPNSLDSEELGSFEVQKVIGKAEFVFYPFDTFRFIQ; from the coding sequence TTGAAAAAAGAACAACTACTGAAAGAAACGTGGGATTGGGGTAAAACATTTCTCATCGTGTTTGGAATCGCTCTTTTTGTAAAAATCTTCTTATTTGCGCCATACTTAGTTGAAGGTTCATCAATGGAAGGTACATTAAAAAACCATGATCGGGTGTTGGTGAACTCAGCTGTCTATTTATTTGATGAACCAAAACGGGGCGATGTTGTTATATTACGGGCAACGGAAGATGAGAATTATGTGAAGCGCGTTATTGCGATTGCTGGTGATAAGGTAGAAGTACGGGACGACACGCTTTATATTAATGATCAACCTGTAAAAGAAGATTACCTAGAAGAAAAGAAAAAACAAGCAAAACAGCAAGGCCTGAACTTAACAAATGATATACCACCGCAAGTGATTCCAAAAGGTCATGTTTTTGTGCTTGGAGATAATCGTCCAAATAGCCTAGATAGTGAAGAGCTCGGTTCATTTGAAGTCCAGAAAGTAATCGGAAAAGCAGAGTTCGTCTTTTATCCTTTTGATACATTTCGGTTTATTCAATAA
- a CDS encoding 2Fe-2S iron-sulfur cluster-binding protein, giving the protein MPNVKLHVDGETIEQQVKDNANLVVLAGIRQFPKLKYGCGMGKCTKCTCQVLEGEDKLAPPNWKEKKMLGDKVEEGYRLTCQLTITEDIEITQENIIVKKEKKLEKVKES; this is encoded by the coding sequence GTGCCAAATGTAAAACTACATGTCGATGGGGAAACGATTGAACAACAAGTGAAAGACAACGCTAACCTTGTTGTTCTTGCAGGAATTCGCCAGTTTCCAAAGCTTAAGTATGGTTGTGGAATGGGGAAATGTACAAAATGTACATGCCAAGTGCTAGAAGGAGAGGACAAGCTGGCACCGCCAAATTGGAAAGAGAAGAAAATGCTTGGTGATAAAGTTGAGGAAGGTTATCGCTTAACTTGTCAGTTGACAATTACAGAAGATATTGAAATTACCCAAGAGAATATTATTGTAAAAAAGGAAAAGAAGTTAGAAAAAGTTAAAGAGTCTTAA
- a CDS encoding glutaredoxin family protein, translating to MAKNITLWSSYSCQLCTDIKEYFGEQNISYTNKDMKANPELRDQLEEKYQVRKAPVIEVDNEVVIGAGKFNEEDWTKLKQLVKEKEVTNNG from the coding sequence TTGGCAAAAAACATTACATTATGGAGCTCTTATTCTTGTCAGCTCTGCACAGACATTAAAGAGTATTTTGGTGAACAAAATATTTCTTACACTAACAAAGACATGAAAGCTAACCCTGAATTACGCGATCAATTAGAAGAAAAGTATCAAGTTCGTAAAGCACCTGTTATTGAAGTGGACAATGAAGTCGTCATTGGCGCTGGAAAGTTCAATGAAGAAGATTGGACAAAACTTAAGCAGCTAGTGAAAGAAAAGGAGGTTACGAACAATGGGTAA
- a CDS encoding chromate transporter — protein MNKYMQLVIGFARTGVTGYGGGPATIPLIEYEAVKKYGWMTEDEFGETLALANTLPGPIATKMAAYIGYKVSGAWGAVIAILSHIIPSLIGMVSLLGLLYSYRNSPIVSGMVTGVMPIIGIMLAGMAYKFIDKAKKGLGMSKMLMLAGVSFVVLELLKIHPGILIAVVLGSAFAIASYQKKKNEPVEDTNMKRKRESV, from the coding sequence ATGAATAAGTACATGCAGTTAGTAATTGGCTTTGCGCGAACAGGGGTGACTGGTTATGGCGGAGGACCTGCGACAATCCCTTTAATTGAATATGAAGCCGTAAAAAAATACGGTTGGATGACCGAGGACGAGTTTGGCGAGACGCTTGCATTGGCGAATACATTGCCAGGTCCAATTGCAACGAAAATGGCAGCCTATATCGGATATAAAGTAAGCGGCGCATGGGGGGCGGTTATCGCCATTCTCTCTCATATTATTCCTTCGCTTATCGGCATGGTTTCACTGCTCGGTTTATTGTATTCTTATCGGAATTCCCCAATTGTCAGTGGGATGGTAACGGGGGTGATGCCGATTATCGGGATTATGCTCGCCGGGATGGCCTATAAATTTATCGATAAAGCAAAAAAAGGGCTCGGCATGTCGAAAATGCTAATGCTTGCTGGCGTTTCGTTTGTCGTTCTTGAGCTTTTGAAGATTCATCCTGGTATATTGATTGCTGTTGTGCTCGGTTCTGCTTTTGCGATTGCGTCGTACCAAAAGAAAAAGAACGAGCCTGTTGAGGATACGAACATGAAAAGAAAGAGAGAGAGCGTATGA
- a CDS encoding TerC family protein, which produces MDAAMLDFLGKLFSIVIIDLVLAGDNAILIGLAARNLPAHQQKKVIIWGAAGAILIRSVATIGVVWLLKIPGLLLIGGLVLILIAYRLLIEDQEEEKTIQSKANLWGAIKTIIIADAAMGLDNVIAVAGAAHGNFTLVILGLLISIPFVVWGSTLILKLINRFPAIIYIGSGVLAFTAGKMLFEDPYLTGGAHDAVNPLLKWSVTLIIVSGVLGFGYLKKKQKRSERELVTKEKQAVNN; this is translated from the coding sequence ATGGATGCAGCCATGCTTGATTTCTTAGGAAAATTATTTTCAATTGTCATTATTGATCTTGTGTTAGCAGGAGACAACGCCATTCTAATTGGACTAGCCGCTCGTAACCTGCCTGCTCATCAGCAGAAGAAAGTTATTATTTGGGGTGCTGCCGGCGCGATCTTAATCCGTTCTGTCGCCACAATCGGTGTTGTTTGGCTTCTCAAAATTCCTGGTCTGTTGCTAATAGGCGGCCTCGTTCTTATCTTAATTGCGTATCGACTCTTAATCGAGGACCAAGAAGAAGAAAAAACAATTCAATCAAAAGCAAACCTATGGGGTGCCATCAAAACGATTATTATTGCGGATGCAGCGATGGGCTTAGATAACGTTATTGCCGTAGCAGGAGCAGCACATGGTAACTTTACACTTGTCATTCTCGGGTTATTGATCAGTATTCCGTTTGTCGTCTGGGGAAGCACGCTAATTCTGAAATTAATTAATCGTTTCCCAGCGATTATCTATATCGGCTCAGGGGTTCTCGCTTTTACAGCTGGAAAAATGCTTTTTGAAGATCCATACCTTACAGGCGGGGCCCATGATGCGGTGAACCCTCTATTAAAATGGAGCGTAACACTTATCATCGTTTCAGGTGTACTCGGTTTTGGCTATCTTAAGAAAAAACAAAAGCGCTCAGAAAGAGAACTTGTTACGAAAGAAAAGCAAGCTGTAAATAATTAA
- a CDS encoding heme-binding protein has protein sequence MKQVYKLELEEAKLMIEEAKKKSTEINVCETICVSDDGGNVIALERMNGARITGAEIAIAKAYTAAGHRRSTHLFNKEPNGPVLPGNEAFGIQLMIPGKFAVFVGGFPIVVNGEVVGGIGISGGNGEQDTAVGTAALKALQQHLQKDGFEVITEADIKK, from the coding sequence GTGAAGCAAGTCTATAAACTAGAATTAGAAGAAGCGAAGTTAATGATAGAGGAAGCGAAGAAGAAATCGACTGAAATCAATGTATGTGAAACGATTTGTGTAAGTGATGACGGCGGAAATGTCATTGCACTTGAACGGATGAATGGTGCACGTATTACAGGCGCTGAAATTGCGATTGCAAAAGCATATACTGCTGCAGGTCACCGTCGTTCTACACACTTGTTCAATAAAGAACCGAATGGACCTGTCCTGCCAGGAAATGAGGCATTTGGCATTCAACTTATGATTCCAGGCAAATTTGCGGTCTTTGTAGGTGGGTTTCCAATTGTTGTAAATGGTGAAGTTGTTGGTGGAATCGGAATCAGCGGTGGAAATGGTGAACAAGATACAGCTGTTGGAACAGCTGCACTTAAAGCACTGCAACAACATCTTCAAAAGGATGGCTTTGAGGTCATTACTGAAGCAGATATTAAAAAATAA
- a CDS encoding GntR family transcriptional regulator produces the protein MEKAEGKWIADDLLSIRERAYRYLKSLILEGNYKPGDRLIERELANQLNISRTPIREALFRLESQGFVKTVPRKGVVVANISAEEVIEVFTILSSLEVLAAKLAAQRMDEATQFELDKKIAELEKLKEQPNGNFESTHIDMNVILYKAAKSPKLYGILSGLIDYIQMSANMGYETPGRKEESLMEHLEIMKALRNKEVELAEYLTKIHIENSKKAYIKSIEKLKEKEN, from the coding sequence TTGGAGAAAGCAGAAGGAAAATGGATCGCTGATGACCTTTTATCGATTCGTGAACGGGCTTACCGGTATTTAAAATCACTTATTCTAGAAGGCAATTATAAACCAGGTGATCGCCTTATTGAAAGAGAGCTTGCCAATCAATTAAATATCAGCCGTACTCCGATTCGAGAGGCATTATTTCGATTAGAATCACAAGGGTTTGTGAAGACGGTCCCGCGTAAAGGTGTTGTCGTGGCGAACATCTCTGCTGAAGAGGTTATTGAAGTATTCACGATTCTATCCTCGTTAGAAGTGCTTGCAGCTAAGCTGGCTGCACAACGAATGGATGAAGCCACACAATTTGAGCTTGATAAGAAAATTGCAGAGCTTGAGAAGTTGAAGGAACAGCCTAATGGAAACTTTGAAAGTACGCATATTGATATGAATGTAATTCTTTATAAGGCAGCGAAAAGTCCAAAGCTTTATGGCATTCTTTCTGGATTGATTGACTATATTCAAATGTCCGCTAATATGGGATACGAAACACCAGGGCGGAAAGAAGAGTCACTGATGGAACATTTGGAGATTATGAAAGCTTTGCGGAATAAAGAGGTTGAATTAGCTGAATATTTAACGAAGATTCATATTGAAAATTCGAAGAAAGCTTATATTAAATCAATTGAAAAGTTAAAAGAAAAAGAGAATTAA
- a CDS encoding iron-containing redox enzyme family protein — MTALLPKDEFRKQLEEAIKGNHSQKAPFTVAWSEGKLERKHFAKWAENHYHYVGPFADYLAYIYHNTPDLPQYEDAKDFTLQNMYEEEIAADRHTDLLIRFAEACGTTRERVTDKANMAPTTLGLQSWCYAVAARENFVVATAALVVGLESQVPDIYRKQTPALREKYGFTDEEIEFFDLHIVSDEIHGERGYKIVLDHADTPELQQRCLEIVRVGAKMRRMYMDGLWREYLEEDLGQLVQS, encoded by the coding sequence ATGACTGCATTACTACCGAAAGATGAATTCAGAAAACAATTGGAAGAAGCGATTAAAGGAAATCATAGCCAGAAGGCACCGTTTACTGTAGCTTGGTCAGAAGGAAAGCTTGAAAGAAAGCACTTTGCTAAATGGGCTGAAAACCACTACCACTACGTTGGCCCGTTCGCAGACTACTTAGCTTATATTTATCACAACACTCCAGACCTACCACAATATGAAGATGCAAAAGATTTTACACTTCAAAATATGTATGAAGAAGAAATTGCGGCTGACCGTCATACAGACTTACTTATCCGCTTTGCTGAAGCGTGTGGCACAACTCGTGAGCGTGTTACAGACAAAGCAAATATGGCACCAACAACACTAGGACTGCAAAGCTGGTGTTACGCAGTCGCAGCAAGAGAAAATTTCGTTGTAGCAACTGCTGCGCTAGTTGTTGGGCTTGAATCCCAAGTTCCAGATATCTATCGTAAACAAACACCTGCACTTCGTGAGAAATATGGTTTTACAGATGAAGAAATTGAATTCTTTGACTTACACATCGTATCAGATGAAATTCACGGTGAGCGTGGTTACAAAATCGTTCTTGACCATGCAGATACCCCAGAGCTTCAACAGCGCTGCCTAGAGATTGTTCGTGTAGGTGCTAAAATGCGTCGGATGTACATGGACGGACTGTGGAGAGAATATTTAGAAGAAGATCTTGGACAACTTGTTCAATCGTAA
- a CDS encoding GDSL-type esterase/lipase family protein: MWKKIMISLIVILLLAGLTAFYFYKQVTTPSNSMKDYLQTAHNPNEKTVVLLGDSITEGTISYDYVDDLNKAYPDKEYTFVNAGHGGDLAYHVNQRLDQVIQAKPDTVILLVGTNDILGTTTPKIKKATKKAKDLPKEPTPEWYEQQLTTIVERLKEKTDAEVAVMSPPVLTEDIGSIPYKLSKQYKEIVQEVAYEQDIEYLPLHEKQMDFYKKHRPNPTDSFHYGAKNIYQSAMKHYLLFKEWNEVSEHRGLLLTTDHIHQNARGAEMIKELVKEYLRNSE; encoded by the coding sequence ATGTGGAAGAAGATTATGATTAGTCTTATTGTCATTTTGTTATTGGCGGGACTGACTGCTTTTTATTTTTATAAGCAAGTCACAACTCCAAGCAATAGTATGAAAGATTACCTTCAAACCGCTCATAATCCAAATGAAAAAACGGTTGTTTTATTAGGTGATAGTATTACAGAAGGAACGATTAGCTATGATTATGTGGATGACTTAAATAAGGCATATCCTGATAAAGAGTATACGTTTGTGAATGCTGGCCATGGTGGTGATCTTGCCTATCATGTGAATCAAAGACTTGACCAGGTTATCCAAGCAAAACCAGATACGGTTATCCTATTAGTTGGAACAAATGATATTCTCGGTACAACGACTCCTAAAATAAAAAAAGCGACGAAAAAAGCAAAAGATCTCCCAAAAGAGCCGACGCCAGAATGGTATGAACAGCAGTTAACAACGATTGTGGAACGATTGAAAGAAAAGACGGATGCTGAGGTTGCGGTTATGTCACCTCCTGTATTAACAGAAGATATCGGCTCAATCCCATATAAACTATCAAAACAGTACAAAGAGATTGTACAAGAAGTGGCGTATGAACAAGATATCGAGTATTTGCCGCTTCATGAAAAACAAATGGACTTCTATAAGAAGCACCGGCCTAACCCAACAGATTCATTTCATTACGGAGCAAAAAATATTTATCAATCTGCAATGAAGCATTATTTGTTGTTTAAAGAGTGGAATGAAGTCTCAGAACATAGAGGCTTACTGCTGACTACTGACCATATTCATCAAAATGCACGTGGGGCAGAAATGATTAAAGAACTAGTAAAAGAGTATTTGAGGAATAGTGAGTAA
- a CDS encoding aldehyde dehydrogenase family protein: protein MILLTTKVETFKNYIGGKFTDSVSNQTFESVNPANKKEVVGIFQASTEEDVQAAIESASNAFPAWVKTAPSKRAAILNKAASILEERVEQLAEELTREEGKIIGASKKEVLRSAQTLRYYAVEGQSFTGETFPQDDPNMTVSTLREPLGVISVITPWNFPISIPARKIAPALITGNTVIFKPSSETPLIAYRLVEALHEAGLPEGVLNFVTGSSSQIGHSLVTHPAIRAVTFTGSTGAGKAIDQATSLTTRTQMELGGKNPLVVMDDADVEQAATLTINGGFSLTGQACTGTSRVIVMKEVKDKYVQALVEKTKALKIGDGFEEGVILGPLANEKQLNNVLNYVQIGKDEGAKLVYGGNQLTGDSYDNGYFVEPAIFTDVNPSMRIAQEEIFGPVVAVIEVDSYEEAVQVANDVEYGLSASIVTNNIKLAHQFTKESQAGTVKVNRTTTGNLINAPFGGVKMSSTSTFRESGRAGLEFFTQVKTVYVGY, encoded by the coding sequence ATGATTTTGTTAACGACAAAAGTAGAAACATTTAAAAATTATATTGGGGGAAAATTTACAGACTCCGTCAGTAATCAAACATTTGAAAGCGTTAATCCAGCCAATAAAAAAGAGGTTGTCGGTATCTTTCAAGCTTCAACTGAAGAAGATGTGCAGGCAGCCATTGAATCAGCAAGCAATGCTTTTCCAGCATGGGTGAAAACAGCTCCTTCAAAGAGAGCAGCTATTTTAAATAAAGCAGCATCGATATTAGAAGAGCGTGTTGAACAGCTTGCTGAGGAATTGACGCGGGAAGAAGGAAAAATTATTGGTGCTAGTAAGAAGGAAGTGTTACGGTCTGCGCAAACGCTTCGTTATTATGCAGTCGAGGGTCAAAGCTTCACAGGTGAAACTTTCCCACAAGATGACCCAAATATGACTGTTTCAACATTGCGGGAACCACTCGGTGTTATCTCTGTTATTACGCCATGGAATTTCCCAATTTCGATTCCCGCACGAAAGATTGCTCCTGCATTAATCACAGGAAATACAGTCATCTTCAAGCCTTCCTCTGAGACACCTTTAATTGCTTACCGTTTAGTTGAAGCGCTTCATGAAGCAGGCTTGCCTGAAGGCGTACTAAACTTTGTAACTGGGAGCTCTTCACAAATTGGTCATTCTCTTGTCACACACCCAGCAATTCGTGCGGTAACATTTACGGGTTCAACTGGAGCAGGTAAAGCAATTGATCAAGCAACATCGCTCACAACGAGAACACAGATGGAACTAGGTGGAAAAAATCCGCTTGTTGTCATGGATGATGCAGATGTTGAACAAGCAGCTACCTTAACAATTAATGGTGGTTTTTCCTTAACAGGTCAAGCGTGCACAGGAACAAGCCGTGTAATTGTCATGAAAGAAGTGAAAGACAAATACGTTCAAGCGCTAGTTGAAAAAACAAAGGCACTAAAAATCGGTGATGGCTTTGAAGAAGGCGTTATCCTTGGACCATTAGCGAACGAAAAGCAGTTAAACAATGTCTTAAACTACGTCCAAATCGGTAAAGATGAAGGTGCAAAGCTTGTCTATGGAGGAAATCAATTAACAGGTGACTCCTATGATAATGGCTATTTTGTTGAGCCGGCAATTTTTACAGACGTGAACCCATCTATGCGAATTGCTCAGGAAGAAATCTTTGGACCTGTTGTAGCGGTAATTGAAGTGGACAGCTATGAAGAAGCGGTTCAAGTCGCAAATGACGTGGAATATGGCTTATCAGCATCAATTGTTACAAATAACATTAAGCTGGCACATCAGTTTACGAAAGAAAGTCAAGCAGGAACGGTGAAAGTGAATCGTACAACAACTGGAAACTTAATTAATGCACCTTTTGGCGGCGTGAAGATGTCCAGTACCTCTACATTTAGAGAGTCTGGCAGAGCTGGGCTTGAGTTTTTCACACAAGTAAAAACAGTCTATGTTGGTTACTAA
- a CDS encoding aspartate dehydrogenase, translating into MLKVGLIGFGAIGQDVAHYINNNVAGDVILAGILVRNKDKYEKPNKECVVCDKEEDFFALGLDVVVESAGHQAVYEYGVKSLEAGCDFITVSVGAFSDADLLEEVEHAARASKKQLILPSAAIAGLDRIASSVFNEIDEIKLVTRKPIQAWRGTIAEEIVNLDEIQGKTLIYEGTARESAKMFPESTNVSAALSMAGIGFDETKVQVFADPTVRNNTHQIIAKGYFGEVKFDVQNTPSAANPKSGYIVAMSICKVLKNLTSPIVVGI; encoded by the coding sequence ATGTTGAAAGTTGGACTGATTGGCTTCGGTGCAATTGGACAAGATGTTGCCCATTACATTAATAACAATGTAGCAGGTGATGTCATACTAGCAGGAATTCTTGTACGCAACAAAGATAAATATGAAAAGCCAAATAAGGAATGTGTCGTTTGTGATAAGGAGGAAGACTTCTTTGCCCTTGGCTTAGATGTGGTGGTAGAAAGTGCTGGCCACCAAGCTGTATATGAATATGGTGTAAAATCATTGGAGGCAGGCTGTGATTTTATTACTGTATCTGTTGGTGCTTTCTCTGATGCGGATTTACTCGAAGAGGTGGAGCACGCTGCTCGTGCCTCTAAGAAACAATTGATTCTACCATCTGCTGCGATTGCCGGCTTAGACCGCATTGCTTCATCTGTTTTTAATGAAATAGATGAGATAAAGCTTGTGACTCGCAAGCCGATCCAAGCATGGCGAGGAACAATTGCTGAAGAAATTGTGAATCTTGATGAAATACAAGGAAAAACATTGATCTATGAAGGCACTGCACGTGAATCTGCTAAAATGTTCCCAGAGAGTACGAATGTATCAGCAGCCTTAAGCATGGCAGGTATCGGCTTTGATGAAACAAAAGTTCAAGTCTTTGCTGACCCGACTGTTCGTAATAATACGCATCAAATTATCGCAAAAGGCTATTTTGGCGAAGTAAAATTTGACGTACAAAATACTCCTTCTGCAGCTAACCCTAAGTCAGGTTATATCGTAGCGATGAGCATTTGCAAGGTTCTTAAAAACTTAACATCCCCAATCGTTGTCGGGATCTAA
- a CDS encoding 2Fe-2S iron-sulfur cluster-binding protein encodes MAKVYYKTSGKEMEVPDNSNILRMSLRYEGDLPNRCGGGICGSCVMKIEDGAENLDDLKTQERRKLGEEWLEKGYRLGCQTFINEGEVTVSWDEEVTKQVKKRKPDKLKHATSSNK; translated from the coding sequence ATGGCAAAGGTATATTACAAAACAAGTGGAAAAGAAATGGAAGTACCAGATAATTCGAATATTCTTCGCATGTCGTTGCGGTATGAGGGTGACTTACCAAACCGCTGCGGTGGAGGAATCTGTGGATCATGTGTAATGAAGATTGAAGACGGAGCAGAGAACTTGGATGATTTAAAAACACAAGAACGCCGCAAATTAGGAGAAGAGTGGCTTGAAAAAGGATATCGGTTAGGCTGTCAAACGTTTATTAATGAAGGAGAAGTAACCGTGTCATGGGATGAAGAAGTGACAAAGCAAGTGAAGAAGCGTAAGCCTGATAAGTTAAAGCACGCAACGTCATCTAATAAGTAA